In Maylandia zebra isolate NMK-2024a linkage group LG9, Mzebra_GT3a, whole genome shotgun sequence, the genomic stretch TTAACAGTGACATTAAATCGTTCTTCAGGGTCCTCATTTACCGCAGAAATGATGTAATGTGATTTAAATGAGACccatagaaaagaaaatgacctGTTGATCGGTCTCTATTATGAGCCTTCAcccataaaaatgtgtttacagtttATAACTTACTGTACATggtgttattagcacaaacactttaaagctgATCATTTAGGACTGTAACAATAATCCAGAGAGCAATGTAGTCAAACATCTCACAgttagttttattgggaatgAACTTTGACCTGTTAGGCCCCCAGGGCTtttctgagcttcctgctcGAAAATGAAGAGGCCAAAATAAAtggagtatttctctgcaattacaaactctgtgtaaacagtcttggtatcaaaataaagctaacgctTGTGAGCTGTCATCAGAGGggtaaatattactgcagatgttactatgtcaaagttactgggactcaaacatagaaaaaaatgattatttccctcacctaatttttaaaagtattttatagcttatatgctataaaatatacTTTGGGtcacatttaactccagaaaatcataaatcaaaatatggatgttacctgtccacagattcatggtgatgtaactgctcttttaactgtttggtgtttgtagaaatggtttacaGCTGAGATTCAGAGGCTTCTGTGGACACTCATGTCtgcacttatatttctgacctcgtGTTATAACCGATTAAATGTGatctcctctcttttcccccaTTTTTGGTGGTGTGGGTGCTTAACTAGTTAAAGTACCAAACATCTGTCTCCTGTTGTTGTGTCACGTaggaaagaagcatcaatatctgatgagcAGACTTGTTCATTTGTGcagatttcttcttttgtgtggttgttttttccAAGTGGAGATGAGCATctctaacaagttgatttgttcacatttgcacATCTGCATTTTTGAGAGAAATGAGTTTTTTGAGTTTGTGCACTATATGCATATAAGACAACcatttcctttttcagtatttttgtgtggtgcatttttctctgttttaacaAAAGAGGAACAAAGAACATTTAAGTCAAcctaagacgatttgttttaatttttacatggtcttactgaggtgatgcaaagtggaacatgcaaactgtttttttggtaatgtgctggaaaagcttgataatggaccttgaaagtgcttaaagtgcttaaaTTTGACCCTGAACAATGAGTTTGAACCCTGCAGTTtacagtttcatttttcattatctCAGCTTTGCCTGTCTTTTATAAATCGTAGTAgactgagtgtgtctgtgttgacTGAAACCATCACTGTTTCTAATTCTCAACCCTTTCAGGCCCTTCAGCCTCTCAGACTGCTGACATGTTAGGAGACAAACCTCCAGCTGCATCCTCACCAAATGTCATCAAAGGTTCTACTGATGGAGATGAAACTGTAGAAGATCCTGACCTCGAGCCTTCCAACAACACCTCCACGCAACAAACCAGCCCGCTTCCCCCCAAAGACTCTGAGCCCGCTGAGGCTGAGACCGGCCTCAGCCCTGAGCAACAGCTCAGCAACGACTGTGTAGAGGGGGATTAAAGTTCACGTGCAGCAGTTTCTGCTGAAAAGCTTTGGCAGTGAGCAGATTTAAAGGTTTCCCAATGTTCGTGCCTGCTCATTCGAGTAATGTTGTGCATTTCTGGTGGTTTATATCTTGAGCACATGTTCCTACTGTGACGTCAGCTTTGGGTTagcaaagacatttataatcaatggaaataaatgtttttcttatttttaaaagtccaAATCCTAAACGTATTTACCATGTGTTGGTATCTGttacagaaaaatatttgaacTGATCCACAGTTCCTGCTCTGATGCATCTTCTTTCTCCAGTTTCACTATTGGCAGAATTTTGGTTGCAAACATGTTTCTATAAaaggcctctgtgtgtgtgtagtatgtgagctgtcaactgaccaTCACCCTCTTCCAAGCATTAAGTGCTCGTTCAATTATGAACAGTTCTTTCTTAAGCTACTGCAGGGACATGAAACGCAACACGATGAAGTGGCTCCATCTGCGCTAAtgaaaacaccatttttaaTTACAGGCCACTGCACACATATTGAAATAGTTATGTACAGTTCATATTTCTGTTGGTAGTTCTAGAAAACAATCTTAAAATCCACAAACCAAAAAACGCTTCTGATTATTTACCagttcaaacaataaaaatgtccttGGTGTTGGTGTCTTCTATACAGGCTCTTGATATACAAACTATAAGATAAATACATCCTAGTTTTATACATCACTTCCAACACAACCAACCTCAGGTGTATTTCATTACTCTACGGGTTTATTTTAAAGTCTGCTAATGAGTGACATGAAGTTTTATCAGTccggtgacctgtccagggcgtatcctgcctctcaccctatgacagctgggacagatTCCAGGAcgtgcagaagaaaatggacgaGTGGACGTTTTATCATCTCCAGAACAATACTCGTGCTGGGTTTTGTATGAAGTGGTCACAGGTAGTACAATATGTGTGAACTCACCAAAAATGGTTCTATAACACAAGACATTTAATTTACACAAGACATTGATCCCACCAGTGAGATATTGAGATCACTGGTGCTGAGAGAAAAGCCTTTTGTTACCAGACTTCTTTAACCTGCTGCAGTTGACTAGTTTCCTGCAGGATTGAACCACATTTGCAGTGAGTACTAGGTCTTGTCAAAGTAACTGCTGACACTTCACTGGCATTAACACGTTCCCTATCCTCCTTACAACTAAGTTTAACttgatgtgattttaaaaacGAACTTTTACAAAACGTATCCACTGATTCGGTTTGACTCTGGTTTCTAAAAAGATGGCGGGACATGTTTTTACTTAATATTGTGTTTGCTTTCCTGTGACTTCACACACTCGTGTGGTTTGTCCACACACAATCTGGAGCTACAagaatgacctggatgactcagCACGAGTGATCTTCAATGATCACCGTTCTGTTAGCGCACAGCGTGCAGTTCTCACAAGTGTCTGCTTGGAGGTAAAGCTGGGCTACAGCGTTTCTATGCTGTTGTTGCCGGGAGGCGTGAAGCCCTTTCCAGATCCATCAGAGCCAACTCTCTGATTTCTTCCAGAATAGAGTACAGACTGGGAGTTTTGCTCTGACGAAactctctttcctctttggAGAGTTTGGGGCGCCGGGCTGTCTTCTCCTGAGCCAGCGCCTCTTCATTCTGACGCACCACCTCTTTGACCAGCTGACTGCGGCCCTGAGGGCTGGGCTGCTGGGACTTGGCACTGTGGTGAGGCTTGTTGCTGATGACCTCGAGGTTTAGACGGTCAGCGTGGCAAGTTGAAGAGTGGACAGAAATACGAACCTGAAGAGAGCAGAGAACGTAAGTCACAGTATTCCTCAGTTCGATCACTACACAGTAATGGCACCTACTGAAAATAGTCTAATGGAATGCTATGCAAAGACAGGCCCACTTAAGGTTTGTGACGTAATATATAACAGCAGTCCTCTCAGCACTGTGCGCAGCGTCACAGCTAAGTAGACAGTGGTGTAGAGTGGAGAAGTTTCCGACTGTGCCACAATTTTGTTCATAAATAGGATAAATTGGATACGTATGTTACACACACGTATCCAATGTAACAAACGTTCATCCATCCGTACACGAACTTTCTTTACTgtgctttctaacattcacacgaCGTGGAGACTGGAGcagagggggagaaaaacaTTCATTAACACTGTGACCTCGGTCAAGTGTCACAGTgaggttgttgttttgttgatttgtttgttgaatatcatcatcatctctttGTTTGATATGATCATAGCTTGACAGCAGTCAATGCTGTGGTGGACAACTTGTGTTTGGGCTAATGTTTCTTTCTATCTTGTTTTGGCCACATGTgtcatccatcatcatccatcagtAAGCTATGTTGTTAGCATTGCCTTTGCCCTTTGACATTTATGACCCCAGGATAAGtccatgaaagaaagaaaagatgttgATAACAGTGGAAGCAGCAgtactctgtcactttttcatgTCTTAAAGCCAAAGATGTGAGAATAACACACCGttacttcagtttctttttgttaGCTAACCTTAGGGTAATGTTTCCTGCTCTTTTTGCTTAAATCACATGCACTTATTCCTCACAATCATCGTGTGTAACATGCCTGAACTTAATATAACTTGACGCCAGTGATGGGCAGCAATGCATAAttagattacttttttcaagtaacgagtaaagtaagggattactgttgcaaaaaaggtaattagattactgttactgtccCGTAAACACGCTGCTCTACTGTGTTACTAAACCGTGAGTTTGTTTgcaagagtgtctcatgacaatgacataagTGCATGCGACGTTTGTGGTAACAAACGTGTGCAGAGCAACAATGGATCATTTAtcgagtgcgagagagagagtgcgaccgtgcagcgtttaaaggcGTTTATGTGAAAACAATTACCGCCCACTGTCATTTTTTATCTCCCTTTACAAAAAGGTTTGTGTAGAAACGCCACAAACTGGAAGCATTACATTTCTTGTCTTGGAGGAGAgcctccccccccccacacttatgtttttgttttcatataatatttaaaaacaataaactgaataactttaaatgatttattttcagGAATCATTTTCGTCTCATTCATCTTACTGACGTTTTGTTACCTTGAGATTAGCTAACAAAGCAGCAACCACACAACACTTTATCACAACAAGATCATAAAACGTCTCTTAATGTTGGACCACAAAAGATCCAGTAGTCGTATGAACCTGTGATTCATATACACTCATGCATATATATTTGGAATCGTCGCCTTTAGGCGCTGCATTGCTGGAAACCTTCTAAAATGATTGATTAGCGTTTTCTGTGACTTACGGTGATGTGGtcaaacagtttgaaggtggaggtgccacagctggaggtggtggtAATGCGGTCCGGGTATTTTCGCACAGTGCCACCCTGCCAATCACAGCTGCCGTCCTGTCCCGCTACCACCACCAGGCcctctttgttcttcagataCACAGGCCCCCTCACACCATACCTGTGAACAACATGGCTGTGGTCAGAGGCAGCCTTACTTACTCAGTGATATTACTCAACCTGCTTTGCGCCCTGTGATTTTAATCATTACATGGATTCTACAGCCTTCTCAAAATGACCACAGgttacattttaataaactgttaataTTGCATATCCCTGTAACACCACAAGCATGGAGAACACTGATGTTATTAAATTACACTTTCCTTGCAATAAACAAGCAGCAACCTCCAGAGGTTAGCTAAGCTAACGTAGAAGTGCCACAAACACAAGGCTGGCTCCAAAGCACCGTCCCTCCCCACAGACTCAACTTCAGCAATGCAATTAACTTATTTAAAGCCTGGTAGAGAAAAGATTCGGGGTTTTAGCCGATTTTCCCTGCTCACAATAAATGTTTAAGGAATTAGTTTAGTAAATTTATACAATTTAAAACTCATTTTGAGGTTttttaagagaaaataaaactagcGTGTATACTGTTAAATATACATTGATTAGCGTGcaattacatcttccaacaaattCATTCATTGTCATAAACTTTGAATTCGTCTATTAAAAATACACGAGTGGTTGGCCGTCTGTGAGCTGCTGTACAGCTCCAttaaacaaaggaaaagaagaagactgcagaacaaaacacaggacTGAAGGTTCTTACTCTGGGATAAACACCAAGACACCGTTGTCTCGAATGGAGTAGACAACAGCGTCAGCCACACAGCACGGGTCTGTCTGAGGGTCTCGTTCTCTGAAAAACAGACACTGAAACAGTGCTGTGGATCGCATTTGGGCTGCCTGTGCTGCCTGCAAATGAAACACAGACGTCAGCACAGCTTCTGTTAATAGAGTAAGAGGTGAATcattgaaaaacacaaacaataaaacacccCTGACCCTGTTCTTGCTGTTGACATGGTGAGCcatttcctccacttctttgTTACTGGCTGGTGCTTTACCAGATACAACGCCCCTCTGCATGTGCAGGGCTGCGGTAAGAAGGCGGTGCACGACAATGTCTGcgtaccgacggatgggtgagGTAAAGTGTGTGTAGCGATCCAGAGCCAGACCTACGACAACGAAGCAAATATCAGCACGTTAGCCTTCTTTCTAGTTCTCAGTCGAATAATTCTTCACAAACAACAGACGTTGGACAAGTGTGTGCAGACGTGTGATGGATGGACTGACCCACAGTCACACTGAAACTCTAGTGCAGCCAATAAAAGCTGTGCAGCGGTATCGTACCATAATGGTAGTATTGGTCTTGAGGATGAGCACCAGTGGAGAAGTACAGAGCCTGTGACATAGCAGTGGTGGCCATCATTCTGAACAACCTGTTCACCAAGGGGTCCTGTGGGTCCACAGCTCGGTCCAGTGAGGCAGCTAAAGCCTTGTTGGACCtgaaggaacagagccagaaacCAGGGATGAGTGAGGCCTCTCATCTCAGCAGTCAGTGACACAAAGCTACTTGCATCACCATGTCTCTTGTCCTGGGACCGGTTCTGCTGTTggtttaacccccccccccacaatccTCCAACCGCAcattcatattttgttttcaaactccattgCAGTTCATTCCACGCCTCAGATCCTCAGACCTTTTGTAAacagttaaacaaataaaagttaacTGTAATAGATTACAGGTTGTaattaaataaatcactgcctcttttaaaaaacagaaaaacaaaccatctttaattatttgagttgtttgttttgttcccgTGTGAGAATATTCAACACTGCTCTCTGTGCAAAACGGGTTTAAaagcataaacagctgtgggatcctgtttgtccgggatttgaaccggGGAACAAACTGCGGCAGGATCAGCGTTGTGCCGAGGTCGGCATCGCCGACAGCATGTGTTCCCCCTGCGTGGCGAGCGTTCGCTGGGCACGGAGTGTGGATCCAGGTTACGCCGCCTCCATTACAAACAGTCAGACGTGGAAGTAGTGATGTTTTAGTTTTGTAAAAAAGTGAAACCTGAGTGTCGTTACATTACCATTCAGTTTAAgggttacaacagaaaatgaaatatttattgtcCTCTCGTGGTATCAGACGGGATTATTTTAACAAACGAAGGACATTTTGCCTGATAATTATATTTatcctgtaactttactgtgtaAAGAGCTAAAACCTCCAAAgtttcaggagtagttagtcgttataagaagtgtttgtgaactgaaaatcaagaatgtgggatcctgtttgtccgtgatttggacagcccagcgtgtgctcccgacgcaggggaaACTAATTCTGTCGGGGAGACCGACCTTGCCACGACAGCTGTTGTGAAGCTGAAGCCAAAGGCAAGATATGCTTCATCATatgttctagtctttggtttggaAGCATATTTGGCTTCAACCTCAACCTGAGCTGAAGGAACATGTCTTCTTCTTGTCTGACTGCTCATGTGACACCTGAGTGTGTCCCCGTGTTATCAAACATTTCAGGTTCACACACTTGTGTGTCTGAACATGATGTGCGTTGGACTACAATATGCATTTCCTCAGTTTCTATACTGAACAGTCAAAAACATTACCTGGTGTCAATGGTGAAACCTTTGGCCTTTGCAGTGTCCACCAGCTGGTTGAATAGCTCCTGTTGTGGTGGTGGGTGACACCTTAGAAGGGCCTGGTTGGGGAAAGCTTCCTGGATCTTGCGGGCCACCCAGTGGTTGGCGTAAATCATGCACTCTGCCACGGTCTCATGGACCTCCAGGGGCTGACGAGGGACCAGGGCCGTAATGTTCCTCTCCTCATCCAGCTGGGCACCCACCtgaaaagggaaaatgcttctAACGTGACTTCAATGAAAAAGAATATGAAAATGCATCAGTGGGCCACATTTTACTACAGTTTACTTTAACTCAGTTGAACATGCACCATTCCACCGGAACAAATGCTGCACGGAGAACCAAATGTGAATGAATCTCAACCTGAAAACAGTCTACTGTCTTTCCTACGTTCAGCTCTCTATCATACCAGTAAGAACACATATCCCTAACAGGCACACAGCTCTGCTCATGGGCACAGAAACTCCACCGATctgctgttcatgctttttgtttatagtggacagccaatcagagtttAAGTTAGCTCAAAGGAAATGTGCCTTAAAGAGAGAACAAAACTTTTCTCAGACTAAGGATGAACTGAGGGGACCCAAAGCACTTCAGCAGGAACCAAAAGAAGCCAGAAAGTTTGGATTTGAACACAGTTTTGGCCGTTTTATATAATAGATCAAGATGAAACATCTGTTGTCCTTATCCTTCAGGACAACTGATGTTTCACCAGCGGTCAATAATCCAGCTTTGTCAAGATAAGAACTTGATTTTTGGGTGGCAGCTCAATCATTAAACACACTTTTAGAAATATATTGGTTTTTCCACTATCCCAGAAGCAACCCGAGAGAATCATTTTTACTTCATATCAATATTCTGTGTGCGTACAGCCATAACAGGAATGCAATaactgaataataaataaatccaagACATCCTATTAGAGAGCATCTTATAGAACAACAGGAATTGTCCATATGAGGTTTTAACAGATGGCCGACCAGCCGCTGTAGATAAATGGCTGTGATCTAATGTGAAAACTGTCAGTGGTTTCACAGTGGAGTGCTTGGTTTCTTTATTCCAATATTCTCACTGAAATGACTTTCTGATAAAATGTTTTCTGCTGAGGAACGTGTTCTGCTTAGACgcctgattttaaaaataacgtCTCTATTAGACCGTACTATAATTTATTATCgatgaaaagaaatatatggTATCCATCTGTAATTCTGTAAATAACACAGCAAAAAACCAAACtaaacataaagacctggaagaCTCCTGCGTCTAAATTCATTCAGTTATTGTACTGAGTCCTGAACatgttagaaatatggtatcttcAACACATCAGTGGAGAATCTGTTCCAGGAGTTCAAGCGAGGCTTCTTCCTGGTGTGTGAGCAGGATTTGGTGAGGCTGTTTCGACCAGAGGAGCTGCAGGGAGTGCTGGTCGGCCAGGACGTGCATGACTGGGAAAAGTTCAAACAGGTACAGTCAGCCAAACAGACACAGGCTGTAgtttcacagctgtcctgtagCACAATAACTGTGTACTGCATACTGTCAAAAGCATTCAGTCGGCTGCTTTAACACAAATATGAACTTGAGTCACATCTCAGTCTTAATCCAGACTTTTGTATGATAGTATAATATAATAGTCAGCCCACCCTTCGCAGCTATAACTGCTTCCACTCTTCTGGGaaagctttccacaaggtttaggtgtgtttatgggaattttttgaCTATTCTTCCAGAGGTGCATTTATGGTGTCAGACACTGACGTTGGaggagaaggcctggctcacagttgctgctctaattcatcccaaagatgttctatcaggttgaggtcaggactctgtgcaggctagtccagttcttctacaccaaactcactcatccatgtctttatggaccttgtattgtgcactggtgcccagccatgtgcacacatgcccacactttacacttggcacagtgcagtcagacaagtacttctggcaaccaccaaaccctGACACATCCATCGGATTGCCAGTCAGAGAAGTGTGATTCGTCACTCCAGTAAACACATCTCCACTGCTTTAGAGTCCAGTGTTGAGATGCTTAAATCACTCCATCTGACgctttgcattgtgtttgtcagtgtaaggctgggatgcagctgctcagccatggaaaccaatgaagtttggacatctgtaacaacagcagactgcagaTATTGGTGACTTAAGTGCACTATGAGCCTTAGCATCAGCTGACTCGCTGTCATTTCCAAttacttccactttgttataatatcactaacagctgactatggaatatttaatagcgaggaaatttcatgactggacttgttgcactggTGCATCCTATCACATTACCATGCTGGAATTCATTCAGTTCCTGAGAGCGACTCGTCCTTTCACACATGTTTGTAGAagtagtctgcatgcctaggtgcttgatttaatACACCTGtgtccatggaagtgattggaacacattaattgaatgatttggatgtgttagggaatacttttggcaacataGTGTATGCCTGACCTTACAAACTCTATGATTATAAcagtcattttcactgttttcagaaCACAAGTTATGGTTGGAGATATCATGACCGCCACCCCACCATACAGATGTTTTGGGAGGTATTTGATGAACTaactgaagagcagaggaaagatTTCCTTCGTAAGTACTTGCTGAAGCCTCCATTATGATATGTTACTGAAATCACACTGTATCATATAAAACATTAGATTTTTCTGCGCTTTACCAAGATACATTAGAGAGCAGCATTGTTCTGATTAATATACTGTAAAGCTGCTTCTAGCTGGTGGACTGAGCCGCCTCACCTTTCACCTGGCTCACGTCACACACCTGGAGAGACTCAACCTCCACCTGTGTTGCCTCACGCGAGATGATCTAGAGGCTCTGAGTCAGTTGCTACCAATCTCACACGCCGGACACTAATCGCATGCTCGCTGcagcagtcatgtgactcgttGTTTTTCAGTCCAGGTGCTGCCCTCTCTCACTGCACTGACCGAGCTTGATGTGTCATCCAATAAGGAAGTGGGAGGTGTGGTCCACCTGCTGGTCTCCGCCCTCCCTGCGACACAAATGAGGAGGCTGCCATTCAACAGCTGCTACATGAGCAACGAGTCCTTCACTGCTctgggtaacacacacacacacacttgtttattTATAGAAGTTTTCCTTCAAGTCATTCTCCCTGAATACCTCTTCCACCCTCTAGCCTGAAATGGtgaaaactttgtgtttatgcatcAGCCCTGGCGGTGTCCTATCTGCGCACGGTGGATATTTCCTGGTGTAAAGTGGTTGGCGGTCACTTGGCGCTCCTGCTGGATGCTCTGCAGCCATCAGTCGTCAGCGAGCTCCGTCTTTGCAGCTGCGAGCTCACCACTGATGACATGCAACATCTGGGTAACTAACACACAATgacattatactttttcttttttggtctgtAGTGGATCATTAGGCTGCATAAATGTATATTAAGACAAGTAAAGCCTGAAGGAAAttgatatttctttcatttatttcatgctgccagcatctgtagctgtcgtataaaacaaaacaatgaaactattcggtgttatttttgtctccatcagaaacattgtgaacaaaacagtaaagtgaACAGGCATAAAGTGATCAGTTATCAAtgggtcctcttcctctgtgcagcTGCCGTGTGCAGACGGGGCTGTCTCTCCTCACTCCGTGCACTGGATCTGTCCTACAACAGCTTGGTGGGAGACAACGGTTGGTGCAGTCTGTTTGCAGCAGGAGGTCTGGGCTCTCTGGAAGACGTGGATGTCAGTTTGCGACCTTCAACCTCTGCTCCGTGCTCAGCCTGGCTGCCCGCTCTGCTCCGAGCTCTGCCTCAAATGCCGGCGCTGGCTCGACTGGCCATGCAGAGGTGGACAGCTGACTGTCAGGAGAGAGAGCAGCTGAGGTACTGTCTGAAAAAGAGGAGCGTCCTGCTGGAAAGGGATCCAGATTTACAAGACACATCATCAACATGTAAAGGGAACAGTCAGGAGAGCCTAGAAGAGAGTCAGCCTGAGGAGATTGGAGCGGACCGCACTGGAATTTACTGTCAAAGAGCGACCCACTTtgttgctttattattattttt encodes the following:
- the LOC112433914 gene encoding DIS3-like exonuclease 1, which translates into the protein MHVLADQHSLQLLCHVRSIFPFQVGAQLDEERNITALVPRQPLEVHETVAECMIYANHWVARKIQEAFPNQALLRCHPPPQQELFNQLVDTAKAKGFTIDTRSNKALAASLDRAVDPQDPLVNRLFRMMATTAMSQALYFSTGAHPQDQYYHYGLALDRYTHFTSPIRRYADIVVHRLLTAALHMQRGVVSGKAPASNKEVEEMAHHVNSKNRAAQAAQMRSTALFQCLFFRERDPQTDPCCVADAVVYSIRDNGVLVFIPEYGVRGPVYLKNKEGLVVVAGQDGSCDWQGGTVRKYPDRITTTSSCGTSTFKLFDHITVRISVHSSTCHADRLNLEVISNKPHHSAKSQQPSPQGRSQLVKEVVRQNEEALAQEKTARRPKLSKEEREFRQSKTPSLYSILEEIRELALMDLERASRLPATTA
- the LOC112433913 gene encoding leucine-rich repeat-containing protein 31-like, translating into MFYQVENTSYGWRYHDRHPTIQMFWEVFDELTEEQRKDFLLQVLPSLTALTELDVSSNKEVGGVVHLLVSALPATQMRRLPFNSCYMSNESFTALALAVSYLRTVDISWCKVVGGHLALLLDALQPSVVSELRLCSCELTTDDMQHLAAVCRRGCLSSLRALDLSYNSLVGDNGWCSLFAAGGLGSLEDVDVSLRPSTSAPCSAWLPALLRALPQMPALARLAMQRWTADCQEREQLRYCLKKRSVLLERDPDLQDTSSTCKGNSQESLEESQPEEIGADRTGIYCQRATHFVALLLFF